A genomic segment from Bacteroidota bacterium encodes:
- a CDS encoding MerR family transcriptional regulator, translated as MAWKEKTIEKLYYSIGEVATMLEINASMLRYWEREFSILKPKKNGKGDRFYTKEDIEKVKLIYHLVKEKGYTLDGARARLKADPKDVEKKMQLTDKLKKVRDFLEQLKEELG; from the coding sequence ATGGCTTGGAAAGAGAAAACCATAGAAAAACTATATTACTCCATAGGTGAGGTGGCGACCATGTTAGAAATCAATGCCTCGATGTTGCGCTATTGGGAAAGGGAGTTTAGCATATTGAAACCCAAAAAGAATGGCAAAGGCGATCGCTTCTACACAAAAGAGGACATTGAAAAGGTTAAGCTCATCTATCATCTGGTAAAAGAAAAAGGATACACCCTGGACGGCGCAAGGGCTCGGCTAAAAGCGGATCCGAAAGATGTAGAAAAGAAAATGCAGTTAACTGACAAACTCAAAAAGGTAAGAGACTTCCTCGAACAACTGAAAGAGGAACTGGGTTAA
- a CDS encoding ABC transporter ATP-binding protein, translating into MIVINDLDIGFKEKAPIFSKISVKADPGDIIALLGVNGVGKSTFLRTLCGVQEHLHGEIFIAGESTENYSAPELATMISAVWTEKIYIENITVREFIAMGRTPYTGWFGNLSEEDYVVIDMAITTAKLEDMEYRLFNHLSDGEKQRVLIARAICQDTPILILDEPTAYLDFRHKKSIYELLTDRSALEGEGVTIFSTHDIQAAMQYANTFWLMTEEKEFVVVKNTEPEFRQIIMDKLKIQELV; encoded by the coding sequence ATGATAGTAATTAATGACTTGGACATAGGATTTAAAGAAAAGGCTCCCATCTTTTCAAAGATATCTGTGAAAGCTGACCCCGGTGATATCATAGCTCTTTTAGGTGTGAATGGAGTAGGCAAGTCCACCTTCCTGCGTACACTCTGTGGTGTTCAAGAACACTTACATGGGGAAATATTTATCGCGGGTGAATCAACTGAAAACTATAGTGCACCGGAACTGGCAACAATGATAAGTGCCGTCTGGACCGAGAAGATTTATATAGAGAATATCACGGTAAGAGAATTTATAGCGATGGGGCGTACTCCTTATACCGGTTGGTTTGGTAATTTGTCTGAGGAAGATTATGTTGTTATTGACATGGCTATCACAACGGCAAAACTAGAGGATATGGAATATCGTTTGTTTAATCATTTGAGCGATGGGGAAAAGCAACGAGTATTGATAGCTCGCGCTATTTGTCAAGACACCCCGATACTCATACTCGACGAACCCACTGCCTATCTTGACTTTAGACATAAAAAATCTATTTACGAATTATTGACAGATAGGTCGGCGTTAGAGGGTGAAGGAGTTACTATTTTTTCGACCCACGACATTCAAGCGGCCATGCAATATGCCAACACCTTTTGGTTGATGACTGAGGAAAAGGAATTTGTAGTAGTCAAGAACACCGAGCCTGAGTTCCGACAGATAATTATGGACAAATTGAAGATTCAGGAATTGGTCTGA